The genomic DNA AGCGAACCCACTACAGATCGCTGGCAAAATAAACTGCCACTCGGCTGTCACAAAACAGAGTCCCGTATATCCAATCACATGTCCGATCATACCCAGGACGATCATTCGATGCCGACCATAAACTTTACTGGTATGACGGGTGAGCAAGCGAACGATAAACGCACTGACGGCGTACGCAGTGAAGTAAGTGCCTACTCCCTTCAAACCTAAAGTCGTAGCGTATCGCGCAATAAAGACTGTCGAACAGGCAAAAGCCATCCCAATCATGATTCCAACAATAACAACCCATCCAGGCCAGTATCGTTTCAGCAACGGCCACGCAGCGGGGCTGTCTCTCTGAAGTTCCATTCGTTCATGCCGGGTGATCATCGCAACAATCACCAGATAGACCCCCGCCATTACTGAAGAAGTTCCCAGCAAAACACTGTGCCTCAAAAGGCTATCAGGTGTGAATTGTAAAACAACGTCTCCCAATTGTGAGCCGAGGATCATCCCCAGAAACCCACTGGAGCCGAGTGTTGCAATCATTTCCGTACGACGTTCCGGCGGAACTTGATTTTGAATATGTGTCATCGAACAGGCGAACATCCCCCCCAGACCGAAGGCGAAAAGCGTCCGTCCGCCATACATCAGAAAGCCGAGTGATGGCAGGAAAACCATGACCAGCATGCCTGTCAGATACAATAGTGAACAGGCAATCCATAACGGACGGACTCCATATCGATCGATCCATTGCCCGAGAAACAGCCGTCCGACCAGTGCGCCTATGGATCCAACACTCACAATTGTCCCGGCAACCTGATCGCTTCCGCCGAGCATGTTAATCATATCGGCAAATCGAAAGGTGAGTGCATTGGCCGAAACGAGAATCAGATTGGCGATGTATGCCCACCAGAATATGGAATTGTAGATTGAAGCGATCTGCGGGGATTCTACCTGCGAAATGGTGACTCCCTCCAACGTACCCACGCCTGAAGTCGTGGCGTACTGGTCGGGAATAGAAGAACTCATAGCTGGTTCAATTCAGGAAGGAAATTAAGTTTGTAGACCATATTCTACGGAGATCAGGCTGACTGACAACCTGTCTTTTCGAGCATTGCAGGATTTCTGCATCAGCTCGAAACGCATCAAAACATAAAGACATTTCAGCGTGTCCGGTTGGACTCGCATAATAACCTGATGCTCAACCCCCGTAAGCTCCGTAGCGTTTCAATCCTCGCTTCAACATAACTCGATTGGCAAGTAACAATGCAAGGACCCACACACACTCGACACCAATTTCAAACCAAAGGTTCTGTTCTGGAATCTTCTCCAGGAAAATTGCGGCGGGGAAATATGCCAGATATTTGAAAGGCAGATACTCAATCGCATGAAATATTGGTCCAGGCAGCCAGTCGAGGGGGATCATGTGGCCGGAGAGAAAATAATTGAACATCATATAAATGAACAGCAGCGAGCTGACTTCCAGAAACCAGAAACCAATCAGCCCGATCAAGGCTTCCAGTAAGAAGCCAACCAGAAATCCCAACAGGAGAGATAACACAAAAGCCAGCCAGACTTCGGCAGATGGCGTCGTCGGAAAATAACTGCTGCAAAAATAAAAGACGACCGCAAAGGGAATTGTCGCAATCAAATAATAAACGAGCTTATGAGCCATCCGATGCCAGAACAGATATCCCAGTAAATCGATCGGCTGGATCACATATTTTTTAATACTGCCATCACGAATATCGTTTCCGATCCCACTTGCTAACCCTGGCATACTCGAAAACGCACGTGCGACCATCGCCAGCAGATAGTAGGCCACCATATCTTCATAACTGTATCCGTTGAGCGATTCGATCTGCTTAGATGTTCCGATGGAATAAACTTTGTGCCAGAGAAATATCTGAGTGACAATCGGCAGAAAGCGAATGAACGTTGAAAAGAAAAAGTCACCCCGATAAACGAGCCGCTCGGCAACACAGGTTTTGAAAATAATCCAGCTGATATAAACCGACGAGAACACCGCTTCACAACTGGCTACCAGTGCTGATTTCCGAGTTGTATTTTGCTGACTCAATTTCAATCTCTCTGGCTAAAATTACTTTGGAACAACGGATGGGCTTAATGGTTTGCGGTGTCTCTCGATAGCTCGAAAGGTATTAAAATTTAATTCATCAGGATTGCGGGGCGTTCTGTAAGAGAGGAAGTCTTTGAAGCAAATCGTATCTACTATTTCTATCTGTGAAAATCCGTGTCCATCCGTGGTTCAAATTTCACCAACACACTCAACCTCGATTTCTCCCAACTAAATCAGACAACGGCCTCTTCCGTTTCCGGCTTTCGGTGACTGTCGAAGAGTTCTGCGAAGACGTCTTCCAGAGGGCGATCGTGAACTGTGATATCGTGGATGTCATACCGATCCAGTAAAGTGGCCAGGATATGGGAGACCTGTTCGCGTTCGACTTTCAGTTTTGCGACACCCAGGTCAACACTGAGCAATTCCCCGAACCGCTCCAGGTCCTCTGGAATTTCCCCATCAGAAAACTGCAGGGCGATTACTTTGTGCAGGCTGAAACGATCGACCATATCGCTGAGGGAACCATCGTGGCGAATTTCTCCTTCATCGATAATGATGACCCGTTTGCAGAGCGCTTCGACATCTTTCATATAATGCGAAGTCAGTACGACCGTGATCCGCTCTTCCTGCTGATAATATTTCAAGAATTCCTGCACACGTTTCTGACTGACAACATCCAGTCCGATCGTCGGCTCATCCAGAAACAGAACGCGAGGATTGTGCAGCAAGGAGGCGATCAATTCCATCCGCATCCGTTCGCCGAGCGAAAGTTCGCGAACCGGTTGCCCGATTAAACGCTTCACCTCCAGGAGAGATGTCAGTTCGTCCAGTCTGCGGTTAAACACATCTGCCGGGACTTTATAAATGGCCTGATGCAGTCGAAAGGATTCCTGAGCAGGCAGGTCCCACCAAAGTTGATTTTTCTGCCCCATCACCAGCGAAAAATTACGTCGATAAGCATTCTCCCGCTTCCAGGGAACATGCCCGAGGACAGTTGCGGTGCCCGAAGACGGAAAAATCAGACCAGAAAGAAGTTTGAGAGTGGTCGTTTTGCCGGCTCCGTTTGGTCCAAGAAAACCGACAATTTCCCCTTCCTGAATCTGAAAACTGATTGATTTAACCGCATCGACAGTTGAATATTCTCGCTTGAATAAATGCGATACCGATGCCCACAGACCTTCGTGTTTGCGATAAACACGATACTGCTTGCCAAGTTGGGAGACATCAATAATTGCAGACATAAATTGAGCGATCGTTCGGTGATTCTTTTTCTATAGTGTAGATGCTAATTTCGCGATCGCCAGTCAAGTGCATCTGAGAATTCACGATCGAATTCAATTCCATAATCACTGTTGTGTAATATTATGGCCACGAAGGCACGAAGAGAGGTTCTACCTGTAGCCCAACATACTTCTTCCACCACGAGCAAATTATCTCTCTCATTTTGGCGTGTTAGCGATTTATTACCAACTGAACAAAAAAAGGCAGGTCTCAAGACCTGCCTTTTCTGGAATGACTTCACAGCCAATGCTTATCGGCCCTGGACGATTTTCATCTGACGGAGCACAGAGACATAGTCACTGGTGATTTCCAAAACTTCGTCGTTATAGAACGTTTGAGGAAAAATTTCTTTCTCTTCGTCTTTCTTCTCATCGTTATTGAGATCCGGGAAGAGATCGTTGTTTTCGTTATCATCCTGTGCCCGTTCTTTTCCAAGGACGGATTCATTCAGGCTAACGCTTTTACGATTCTTGCGTTCCACCAAGCGGGCGATCTGTTTTTCCAGTTTCTGGAATTCCTCAGTTTCCCCAACACGTTCCCGGCTTTCTTTCTGGAGTTGATCGATGATCGGCCCCGAAGTAAAGCCAGCATTGTAAACACCTTTGGCCCGGGGAATGTGATCGAATTCCAACGCATTATCCAGGAATGATTCTCCCAGATCCATGTGATCGATTCGAGAAGGCAGGACGATGTCAGATCGTACGCCCCGGTTTTGTGTGCTGTCTCCATTGACGCGATAGAACTGCTGAATCGTCAACTTGAGTGCACCTCGGTCTTGAGGCTGGAACAATCGGAAACGGAACAGAGGATCTGCCACCGGCATCACATTTTGAACAGTTCCCTTTCCGTGAGTTGTGTAATCTCCTACGACAATTCCACGATTGTAATCGACAATCACACCAGCGAAAATTTCTGAAGCCGAAGCGGAGAGGCGGTTGCAAATCACGACCAAAGGCCCATCGTAAACGAGATCTCTGTTTTCATCTTTGTGAGAGCGGACGGTGCCATCAATTTCCTTAACCTGAACGACTGGTCCTTCAGTGATGAACAGCCCGGAAACACCAATCGCTTCGCTGAGTGCTCCACCACCATTGTTTCGCAGATCGATCACAACAGCATCGACGCCACCCTGTTGATTGAAATCAGCCAGAACTTTGCGGACGTCTTTTTCAGTACTTTTAAAGTCACGATCACCATTTTGAGCACCGGCAAAGTCGCGGTAGAACGAAGGAATGTTAATCACTCCAACTTTCACAGGTTGCCCAATTCGGTCCTGCAGGTTCAGAACTTCGCCTTTAACTTCCTGCTCGTTCAACTCAATTTTCTGACGAACCATTTCGTAAACAGCAGTATCTCCGCCTTCGGCTTTTTTCACACGCAGACGAACTTTTGTACCACTTTTTCCACGAATCAGGCGAACAACGTTTTTCAGTTTCATTTCGACAATGTCGACAAATTCGCCATCTTCCTGACCAACTGCCACAATTTTATCTTTAGCCTGCAGGCGACCATCTTTATCGGCTGCTCCCCCTTTGACAACTTCGTACACAACGGTAAAGCCATCTTCGTATCGCAGTTGTGCACCGATTCCTTCAAGAGACAATCGCATATTGATCTGGAAATCTTCCAGT from Rubinisphaera italica includes the following:
- a CDS encoding ABC transporter ATP-binding protein — translated: MSAIIDVSQLGKQYRVYRKHEGLWASVSHLFKREYSTVDAVKSISFQIQEGEIVGFLGPNGAGKTTTLKLLSGLIFPSSGTATVLGHVPWKRENAYRRNFSLVMGQKNQLWWDLPAQESFRLHQAIYKVPADVFNRRLDELTSLLEVKRLIGQPVRELSLGERMRMELIASLLHNPRVLFLDEPTIGLDVVSQKRVQEFLKYYQQEERITVVLTSHYMKDVEALCKRVIIIDEGEIRHDGSLSDMVDRFSLHKVIALQFSDGEIPEDLERFGELLSVDLGVAKLKVEREQVSHILATLLDRYDIHDITVHDRPLEDVFAELFDSHRKPETEEAVV
- a CDS encoding ABC transporter permease, which translates into the protein MSQQNTTRKSALVASCEAVFSSVYISWIIFKTCVAERLVYRGDFFFSTFIRFLPIVTQIFLWHKVYSIGTSKQIESLNGYSYEDMVAYYLLAMVARAFSSMPGLASGIGNDIRDGSIKKYVIQPIDLLGYLFWHRMAHKLVYYLIATIPFAVVFYFCSSYFPTTPSAEVWLAFVLSLLLGFLVGFLLEALIGLIGFWFLEVSSLLFIYMMFNYFLSGHMIPLDWLPGPIFHAIEYLPFKYLAYFPAAIFLEKIPEQNLWFEIGVECVWVLALLLANRVMLKRGLKRYGAYGG
- a CDS encoding carboxy terminal-processing peptidase produces the protein MKSPLFRRIALLSIVGVCLIVSTIGAQQLATENGGDTATARLVCKMIEKSHIGQHKIDDEISMGLYDRFIEDLDPNKLYFLKSDIDSFVKDRKNLDDQLLVGNIDFARKVFARYLDLVDQQINRAHELIDQDFDFTVDEDIITDADAIDYGTEAEREERWRKRIKYEMLDLKLEEKDKEEDIKEIREQLHRRYRTIASNLRLTDDHEILEMYLTALARSFDPHSSYMSPQTLEDFQINMRLSLEGIGAQLRYEDGFTVVYEVVKGGAADKDGRLQAKDKIVAVGQEDGEFVDIVEMKLKNVVRLIRGKSGTKVRLRVKKAEGGDTAVYEMVRQKIELNEQEVKGEVLNLQDRIGQPVKVGVINIPSFYRDFAGAQNGDRDFKSTEKDVRKVLADFNQQGGVDAVVIDLRNNGGGALSEAIGVSGLFITEGPVVQVKEIDGTVRSHKDENRDLVYDGPLVVICNRLSASASEIFAGVIVDYNRGIVVGDYTTHGKGTVQNVMPVADPLFRFRLFQPQDRGALKLTIQQFYRVNGDSTQNRGVRSDIVLPSRIDHMDLGESFLDNALEFDHIPRAKGVYNAGFTSGPIIDQLQKESRERVGETEEFQKLEKQIARLVERKNRKSVSLNESVLGKERAQDDNENNDLFPDLNNDEKKDEEKEIFPQTFYNDEVLEITSDYVSVLRQMKIVQGR
- a CDS encoding MFS transporter, which gives rise to MSSSIPDQYATTSGVGTLEGVTISQVESPQIASIYNSIFWWAYIANLILVSANALTFRFADMINMLGGSDQVAGTIVSVGSIGALVGRLFLGQWIDRYGVRPLWIACSLLYLTGMLVMVFLPSLGFLMYGGRTLFAFGLGGMFACSMTHIQNQVPPERRTEMIATLGSSGFLGMILGSQLGDVVLQFTPDSLLRHSVLLGTSSVMAGVYLVIVAMITRHERMELQRDSPAAWPLLKRYWPGWVVIVGIMIGMAFACSTVFIARYATTLGLKGVGTYFTAYAVSAFIVRLLTRHTSKVYGRHRMIVLGMIGHVIGYTGLCFVTAEWQFILPAICSGFAHALLFPCVVSLGTEHFPRQYRGTGTTLVLCFIDIGGVVFAPLLGAIIDQFGFRPMFLTTAGAALATTVLYAWMTARTTDPEMLHQGKSHKNKCDSAADVETESLATGPVPETCKSGCA